Proteins co-encoded in one Cricetulus griseus strain 17A/GY chromosome 1 unlocalized genomic scaffold, alternate assembly CriGri-PICRH-1.0 chr1_1, whole genome shotgun sequence genomic window:
- the Neil2 gene encoding endonuclease 8-like 2 produces MLERTELNGCGLLCHFLSAEMPEGPSVRKFHHLVSPFVGQKVVKTGGSSKKLCPDSFQSLWLQDAQVHGKKLFLRFDPDEEMELLGSSPQPVQGVQQKEAMDPELALLPNAQETSAGPSGSGEPVPSGSDGPYDLGGHNLLAVAQRWLEVRFGLFGSVWVNDFSRAKQANKRGDWRDPVPRLVLHFDGGGFLAFYSCQMSWSPPPVIEPTCDILSEKFHRGQALEALSQAQPVCYTLLDQRYFSGLGNIIKNEALYRAGIHPLSLGSLLSSSSLEALVDHVVEFSSDWLRDKFQGKGRRTLIYQKDQCPSGHQVMKETFGPPCGLQRLTWWCPQCQPQLSSEGPQNMLSS; encoded by the exons ATGCTAGAGAGGACCGAGCTAAATGGGTGTGGTCTCCTTTGCCACTTTCTATCTGCAGAGATGCCAGAAGGGCCATCCGTGAGGAAGTTTCACCATCTTGTCTCCCCTTTTGTGGGCCAGAAGGTAGTCAAGACTGGGGGCAGCAGTAAGAAGCTATGCCCCGACTCCTTCCAGTCTCTATGGCTCCAGGATGCCCAG gtGCATGGAAAAAAATTATTCCTTCGGTTTGATCCTGATGAGGAGATGGAGCTACTCGGCAGCAGCCCACAGCCTGTACAAGGAGTACAGCAGAAAGAGGCCATGGATCCAGAGCTGGCCTTGCTGCCCAATGCTCAGGAAACTTCTGCAGGCCCCTCCGGATCTGGGGAGCCTGTTCCTAGTGGATCTGATGGCCCCTATGATCTTGGGGGACACAACCTTTTAGCGGTTGCCCAGAGATGGCTAGAAGTCAGGTTTGGTTtgtttggcagtgtctgggtgaaTGACTTCTCCAGAGCAAAGCAAGCTAACAAGAGAGGTGACTGGAGAGATCCTGTGCCCAG GCTGGTACTCCATTTTGATGGTGGTGGCTTCCTGGCATTTTATAGTTGCCAGATGTCGTGGAGTCCTCCCCCAGTGATTGAGCCCACCTGTGACATCTTGTCTGAGAAGTTCCATCGAGGACAAGCCTTGGAAGCTCTAAGCCAGGCTCAGCCTGTGTGCTATACACTATTGGACCAGAGATACTTTTCAGGATTAG ggAACATTATAAAGAATGAAGCCTTGTACAGAGCAGGTATCCATCCCCTCTCTCTCGGTTCGCTCCTGAGTTCTTCCTCTCTGGAGGCCCTCGTGGATCACGTGGTGGAATTCAGTTCCGATTGGCTTCGGGACAAATTCCAAGGCAAGGGACGGCGCACACTGATCTACCAGAAGGATCAGTGTCCTTCTGGTCACCAGGTTATGAAGGAGACATTTGGGCCCCCTTGTGGACTCCAGAGGCTCACCTGGTGGTGCCCTCAGTGCCAGCCCCAGCTGTCATCGGAGGGGCCACAGAATATGCTGTCCTCCTAA